The window GTGCGTCGGGCCGAACGGCCCCGTGCCGAACCACTACCCGGACGACGGGGCGTGAACGTTCCGCGCCGCGACGCGGCGTTCGAGGGCGGGGAGGGCGGGCTGCCACGCAGCGACCCAGGCGACGGTCCACAGCACGCCGGCGACGACGTCGGACAGGAAGTGGCCGCCGAGCGTGAGGCGGGTCCAGCCGGAGAGCAGCGGGATCACGACGACGCCGGTCACCAGCGCGGCGTGGCCGACCGGGCCTGGCCGAGGCCAGAACACGACGGCGAGGGCGGCGCAGATCAAACCCGCGCTCGCGGCGTGGCCGGACGGGAAGCTCAGGCCGTGAAACGTCTCGACGGGGTCGGGGACGACCGGGCGCTCCCGGTCGAACAGCGCCTTGAGTCCGGGGTTGATCGCGGTCCCGACGCCGACGACCGCGCCCAGCCACACCGCGGCGACCGGGCGGCGCGCGACGGCGAGCCCGATCGCGACCAGCGCGGCGTAGAGCAGCACCAGTTGGGAGTGCAGCAACCACGTCGCGGTCTTCATGGCGTCGCGGTAGGCCTCGTGGTCGCGGGCGAGGTCGACGGCCGATCGGGTGATGTCCGAATCGAGTTCCAGCAGCGGCGAGAACTCAGTACGAACCAGTACCGCAATGACCCCGAAGGCAACGCCGGTTCCGATTGCCACCCGTCGCGCGCGCACGGGGTCACCGTAGAGGCAAGGACTGTGTCCGCAGCCCGTTGACCTGTGCGCCGTCCGGACTAGCCTGACTCCCAGTGACTTCTCAGCTGAGGCAGGACCCGGAGACGCGCACGGCCTCGATCCTGGCCGTCGCGCAAGAGCTGTTGCGCGAGGTCGGGTACGAGAACTTCCTGCCGGCCGAGGTCGCGCGTCGCTGCGGAATTTCCGAGGGCCTCGTCTACCGCTACTTCCCGACCAAGCGGTCGCTGCTGACGCGCGTCGCCGAGGACTGGTTCGCCGAGATCCTGTCGCTGGAACCGGAGCTCGCGAGCGTCGAGGGGCCCCGTGCCCGGCTGCGGTACGTCATCGCCTACTCCCTCGGCGTCGTGCGCAAGGAGCCGAAGCTGACGCGCTTCGTCTACCTGGAACTGCGGCCGTCCTCGGACTACCGCGAGACCCGCGCCTACGAACTGAACCGCCGGTTCACGGGCATCCTCCAGCAGGTCGTGCGCGAGGGCGTCGCCGCCGGGCACTTCCGTCCCGACGTCGACCCGCACCTGCTCCGCGACTTCGTGTTCGGCGCGATCGAGTACCAGTCCTGGGGATACCTGCGCGGCGAGAACGCCCCGTCGGTCGAGGAGACCGCGGACGCGATCGCCGATCTCGTCTACCGCGCCATCGCGGTCTGAACCTTCACCTGACGCTCCGTCACTACGCTCGTTCGGACGGCTGGCCCCGACGGGCCAGGGACCGCCTCCTAGGCTGAGGCAAGTCGGTCCCCCGCTTCCGAGGAGGAGCAATGCCTGAGGCCGTCATCGTCGCCACCGCCCGCAGTCCGATCGGGCGCGCGTTCAAAGGGTCGCTGAAGGACATCCGTCCCGACGACCTCACCGCCCAGATGATCTCGGCCGCCATGGCCAAGGTCCCCCAGCTCTCCTACGACGACGTCGACGACCTGATGCTCGGGTGCGGCCTGCCCGGCGGCGAGCAGGGCTTCAACATGGCCCGCGTCGTGGCCGTGCTGCTCGGGCAGGACCAACTGGCGGGCACGACGATCACGCGGTACTGCTCGTCCTCGCTGCAGACGACCCGCATGGCGATGCACGCCATCCGCGCCGGTGAGGGCGACGTGTTCATCTCTGCGGGCGTGGAGACCGTGTCGCGGTTCGTCAAGGGCAACAGCGACTCGCTGCCGGACACGATGAACCCGCTCTTCGACGCGGCCCAGCAGCGGACCGCGAAGACCGCCGAGACCGGCGCCGCGGCGTGGGAAGACCCGCGCGCCAACGGCGACGTCCCCGACGTCTACATCGCGATGGGCCAGACCGCCGAGAACGTCGCCCTGCACGCGAACGTCTCCCGCGAGGACATGGACGCCTTCGGCGTGCGCTCGCAGAACCTCGCGGAGAAGGCGATCGCGGACGGGTTCTTCGCGCGCGAGATCGTGCCGGTCACGCTGCCCGACGGGACGGTCGTCTCCTCCGACGACGGCCCGCGCGCGGGCGTGACCCTGGAGGCCGTGCGTGAGCTCAAGCCGGTGTTCCGCCCCGACGGGCGCGTCACCGCCGCCAACTGCTGCCCGCTGAACGACGGCGCGGCCGCGGTGATCGTCATGTCCGACACCAAGGCCCGCGAGCTCGGGATCACCCCGCTCGCGCGCGTCGTCGCCACCGGTGTCTCCGGGCTGTCGCCGGAGATCATGGGCCTCGGCCCGGTGGAGGCGTCCAAGCAGGCCCTCGCCCGCGCGGGGATGTCGATCTCGGACATCGACCTCGTGGAGATCAACGAGGCCTTCGCCGCGCAGGTGATCCCCTCCGCGCGCGAACTCGGCATCGACCCGTTCGGTGACCAGCTCAACGTGCACGGCGGCGCCATTGCCGTCGGGCATCCCTTCGGTATGACCGGTGCCCGCATCACCGCCACGCTGCTCAACGGCCTCCAGACCCGCGACAAGCAGTTCGGGCTGGAGACCATGTGCGTCGGCGGCGGCATGGGCATGGCAATGATTCTCGAGAGGCTCAGCTGATGGCGTTCCCGATCCCCCTCACCATCGCCGCGACCCGCATCGGCGCCGGCATCCTCACCTACGCGGCGCCGGAGACCGCGGCGAAGATGTTCGGCATCCGGGACGCGGAGAACTCCTCGGCGTACCTCGCCCGCCTGTTCGGCAGCCGCGACCTCGTCCTCGGGCTCGCCCTGCTCTCCGGCAACTCCGCGGTCCGCCGCAACACGCTCCGCCTCGGGCTGATCGTCGACAGCTGCGACGCCGTCGCCGGCCTGATCGAGACCAAGCGCGGCAAGCTCACCCCCGTCGGCTCCGCCGTCCTCGTCGGTGGCGCCGTCGCCTTCGCCGCCCTCGGCTACACCGCCCTCCGCGACGCCGACTGACCCTGCCCGGCCGACCTCGTCAGAAAAGGGTGACACCCCTTACTCCGCAGTAAGGGGTGTCACCCTTTCTTGACATCGCTGCTTGGCGGGGTGTCGGCGGGGCGGGTTAGCCTGCCCCGCGTGGCGAGCGCGGAGGATGTGCGGGCGATCGCGCTGGGGCTTCCGCACGTGGTGGAGATCCCGAGCGACGGGTTCGACTTCCGGGTCGCGAACAAGGGGTTCGTCTGGTCGTACCCGGAGAGCGTGCCGGGGAAGCGACGCGTGATCCGTGACGACATCGCGGTGCTCTACGTCGGCGACGAGGCCGAGAAGCAGGCCCTGCTGCTCGGCGAGCCCGAGCTGTTCTTCACCACGCCCGGCTACGACGGGTGGCCGCTGGTCATGCTCCGGCTGCCCAAGGTCGGCAAGCGCCGGCTGACCGAACTCGTCACCGACGCCTGGCGCATGCGCGCGCCGGAGGAACTGCTCGCCGAGGCGGAGTGACCCCAGCGGCGGTTCAGGGCGCGAGCGCGGCCGTCACCTCGGCGGGCCAGTCCCCGTGGACGGTGACCCGGCCGGCGGCGGGGTCGACGACGAGCACAGCCTCCTCGGCGATCAGGACCACCTCGGACGCCAGGGTCGGCAGCGCCGTGGCGACGGCGGACAGCAGGACCCCGGCCGAGCGGGCCTCGATCCAGCGGGCCTCGGGCTCGTCGCGGAAGGTCGCGGACGCGGGTACAGCGGGCGCGGCCTCGCCCGCCGCGCGCAGGGCCGCCGCGAGCGCGGCGCCGTCGGCGAACTGCTGCTGCTGACCCTCGGCGAGGCCGGCAATGCGCTGGTCGAGCTCGTCCGCGGTCGGCGGTTCGCACCAGCGGCGTTCGAGCCGTTGGAACCCGGGGCGCGCGTCGATCTTCTGCTGCGCCGCGACCATGCGGCGCATGCGGATCGCGAGCGTCAGCTTGTCGGGCTTCGCCGCCGGGTCGACCGGCTTGGGCCGGAAGAGCTTCCAGGCCATGTCAGCGACCGCGGAAGTTCGGGGCTCGCTTCTCCTGGAATGCCGTGACGCCCTCGATGTGGTCCTCGGTCTCGGCGTTGCGCTGCTGCAGGTCGGCCTCGCGCGCGAGCCGGGCCGCGAGGTCGGAGACGACCGCGTTGAACTGCTCCTTGGCGCCGGCGTGCGCGATCGTCGGGCCGGCGGCGAGCTGCGCCGCCAGCGCCTGCGCCGCGGACAGCACCTCGCCGTCCGGGTGGACGGCGTTGATCAGGCCCCATTCCAGCGCCAGCTCCGCCGACACCCGCTCCCCCAGGTAGATGAGCTGCGCGGTGCGGGTGATGCCGATACGCGCGGCGCAGTGGGCGACGAGGCCACCGTCCGGGCTCAGGGCGACGCCGGAGAAGGCGCTGACGAACTTCGCGGACTGCGCCGCGAGGATCAGGTCGCACGCGAGCGCGACGCTCATGCCGATGCCCGCGGCGACGCCGTTGACGGCCGCGATCACGGGCTTCGGCATAGCGCGCAGCTCGGCGATGACCGGGTTGTAGGCCTCCAGCAGCCGGGTCCGGTAGTCCGGGGGACCGGTCTCCGCCGTCGGGATCTCGCCGCCGACGTCCGCCCCGGGGCAGAAGCCGCGCCCGGCACCGGTGACGACGACCGCGCGGACCTCGGGGTCCTTGCCGACGGCGGTCAGCTCCGCCGCGAGCGCCTCGGCGAGCTCGACCGAGAGGGCGTTCAGAACGTCCGGGCGGTTCAGCGTGAGCGTCGCCACACCGCCGTCGCGAGCGACGAGGAGTTCGGGTCCTGGAGTTCCGTCGGCAGTCACCGGCGCATCGTATGCGCGCCCGAAATGCGGAACCGCCGTGCCCCGTCACGGGTGGGGCACGGCGGTTCCGGTGCTTCCGGCGAGGGAGGACGCCGGACACATCTGGGGTTCGGCTGCGCCCGCGGGGGCGGTGAGGTCGGAGCGAAGACCTCACCGCCGCCCCGCGGACAGACCCGGTCACTGCGGTGCACCGTCTCTCCCCCCGAAGAGACCCGCAGGCCGGTGGTGGGACTAGTGGATCCCGATCCCTCCGGCGAACTGCCCGGAGTGGACGGCGTCCTGCGCGCACTTGTACTCCGCGCCGGCGGCATAGCGCCCCCACGCCATGCCCACGTGACTACCCGTCAGGGCACCCTTCGTCACGGTGCCGTAGGACCCGGTCCCGTACGTGAAATCGCCGGACTTCATGACGATCTCACTGACCTTGCCGTTCGACCATTCGATCCTGTAGACGGCCTCGCTGAAGCCGCCGAAGCAGCCGAGCAGGCCCTTGCCCTTGCCGGTGAGCACGCCGTGGGAGAACTCCTCCGACGTGCAGTCGAGGACGCCCTTGACGTCGTACGTGCCGTCGGTCGGCGCGTAGGAGACGCCCTGCGGGCTCGAGAGGCTGCCGGCGACCGAGCAGGCGTTGCCCGCGGCGTGGTCGCCGCCGGGCGAGGCCCAGGCCGTGCCGGCCGGGATGAGGGCGGCCGCCGCGAGGACGGCGGCGGTGCCGGAAGCGCCGGCGAAGGCGATCAGGCCTTTCATGGGGAACTCCGTTCTGCGGGAGGGACTTCCGGAGCGGTGTCTACGTCGAATCGGTTTTCCTCCGGTGGCCGGAGAATCGCCGACTCGACGCGTAATCCCAGGTCAGAGGGTGTGTGACCGCCCCCGAGCGACACCCTCACGACCCATAAGCTACCCGATGTCGGATTTATTGTGCGGCCAGCATGCGTCACCGGGGCGCACGATGTCCAGAGGGTTGTCCGCAGAATTTCTCAGGGAACGCGAACGCGCAGGTCAGGCGGCGTGGCGCGAGGACGGGTCAGCCGCGCAGCGCGGCGACGCCGAGCACGACGAGCGCGGCGACCTTGACCACCTCGGCCGCCACGTAGATCAGGTGCACGCGGGAGCCCCCGGCGTCCTCGCCGGCGAGCACGCGGTTCGAGCGCTTCGTGAGGGCGGGCCGGACGAGCAGGAGCTGCGCGATCAGCACGCCGATCGGCACGCACGCGGCGGTCAGCAGGCCGTCCGCAGTGTCCCCGAAGGCCAGCGCGCCGGCGATCAGCACCGCGAGGACGAGCTCGACGAGGTTGAGCGCCTTGAAGACGATGCGCCCGATGCCGAGGCCGAGCCGCAGGTCGACGCCCGGGGCGCGGAACTTCAGGGGGGCCTCGAGGAACGAGATCGCCAGCACCATGCCGAGCCACACGAAGGCAGCCGCCGCCACCGTGCCCTGTCCGCCGCTCATCTCACCTACCTGGTGTCCGCCGCCGTGGCGGTCTTACCTCAGTTCTAGCAGCGGTGGCGGAGGTCACCGGGTGTAGACCAGCCACTCCTTCTGCACCGTCAGACCGACGGAGCGGTACAGCCCGATCGCCCGGTCGTTCGACGCCTGGACGGTGAGCCCGAGATCGGCGGCGCCCTCGGCGACGAGCCCGGCGAAGGAGTGCAGCAGCAACGCGCGGCCGAGGCCGTTGCGCCGTTCCGACGTCGCGACGGCGAGCTGGTGGACCCAGCCGTGCCCGTCGTCCTGGACGCGCCCGACGATCCAACCGACGGGGCGCCCGTCGCGGTGCGCGACCCAGCCGCGGGTGTTCTCCGCGGTGTGCATCTGCTGCCACATCTCCAGCGGGCGGTCGTAGTGCCCGGGGACCGAGGCGTAGTCGGCCTCGACGTAGATGAGGTGGTGCACCGCGGCGTCGTCAGGCCCGCGGTCGTACGGCCGCAGCGCGACGCCGTCCGGCCAGACCGGCTCGGCCAGTGGCGCGTCGCCCGGCATCGTCAGGTCGAACACCGAACGGGTGTGGGTCCACCCGTCGGCGGTGAGCCAGGCGATGCGGTCGGTGTCGCGGGGCTGGAGTTCGATGTGCCGCGCCCCGCGCTCACGCACCCAGGGGTAGACGACGTCGAGGGGCGGCGCGGGGTCCGTGTGGTCGAGAATCACCACCGCCTCGTTCGTCGAGGTGACGAGCGCGAACGCCCGCACCCGGCCGTCGTCGACGACGACCCCGGACTCCACCCCACCGCTGAAGCGCAGGTAGTGCGCGATCTCCTCGTGGCTGCTCTCGGCCGTCCCGAACCACGCGACCTCCTCGGCGTGGGCGAGGGCGACGACAGCGTCGGTGTCGGCGGGGGTGGCGGGGCGCAGCACGGCGGCCACCGTAGCGGGAGGAAACCCCGGACGTCCGACGATGTGGCTGCTATTGCGACCACATCTTCGGACGTCCGCGGGGGAATTGACGCCAGGGGCGGCGCGTTGGGTGACGGATGACACGTCAACTGAGGGAGCCCGCGGTGCGCGACATCGACGTCTGGAACCAGCAGGTCATCGCCGAGTTCCGGGCGAACGGCGGGGCGGTCGGGGGCCCGCTCGCGAACGTCCCGGTCGTCCTGCTCCACAACGTCGGGGCGAAGTCCGGAGAGGTGCGGGTGAACCCGCTCGCCTACCAGCAGCTCGACCACGGGTACGCGGTGTTCGGCTCCGTGGGCGGCGGGCCGAACAACCCCGCGTGGTTCCACAACGTCCAGGCCAACCCCAAGGTGACCCTGGAGTTCGGCGACCGGATCGAGGAGGCGATCGCCCGCGTCGCGACCGGCGACGAGCGCACCCGGATCTGGGAGAAGCAGAAGATCGACCAGCCCCAGTTCGCCGAGTACGAGCAGCGGACGACCCGTCAGATCCCTGTGGTCATCCTGGAACCCTAGGTGTGCGACGGGGCTGGGGCGGCGCCGGGGAGCAGGAAGCCCATGTCCTCGGGGTAGCACCAGAACCAGTCCTCGCCGGGCTCGAAGGAGCGGATCAGCGGGTGGCCGCTGCCGTGCCAGTGACCGGTAGCGTGTTTGCCGGGTGAGTTGTCGCAGCAGCCGACGTGGCCGCACTGCTGACACATCCGCAGATGGACCCAGCGGCCACCCTCCTGGAGGCACTCGTGGCAGCCGTCGTCACTGGGCGCGACGTCGGCGATGGTGTCGAGGTGGGAGCACGTCGCCATGGCGGCCTCCGGGAGTTGTGATCTGCGACGTGCGCAGTATGCGCCGGTTCGCCCCCGGGTAGGGCAACGACGTCGCCACGGCGGCGACATCGAGAAGTTCCGGAGGGCACCGTGTTGCTGCTGCTGGCGCTGGTGGTGTTCCTGCTCTTCGCCGGGCTGGGGTTCTTCGCCCACGTGCTCTGGCTCGGGCTGATCGCGTCCGTGCTCCTGCTGGTGTTGCACATGTGGCGTGAGGGGCTGACGCGGGAGACCCCGACGTCGAGGTTCAACGTCCGGCTCGTCGCCGCCCTCCGCGGGTTCCTCGACGACCTCCTGACCTCCCGGGCCCGGCAGCGTGCGGCCCGCGTCCGCGAGACCGCCGACGCCGGGACGCGCACCCCGGCCCCCGCCGGCACCCCGACGCTCCCGCCCGGGGACGACCTCGACGCCGAGATTCAGGACGCGGAAATCGTCGAGGACGAGACCGAGGCCACCGTCGCCAAGCGCCGCGCCAACCGCTGGCGCGCCATGACGCCGGCGAAGATCGCGCAGGCGCAGGAGATGGCCGACGCCGGCGCGACGCAGAAGCAGATCGCCCGCAAGCTCGGCGTCAGCCGCAGCACCGTCTCCCGGCACCTGGCGGGGCGGAGCTGAGGCGCGGAGCTGAGGCGCGGCCCGCTAGATCCGGGCCCACACCAGCCGCTGGGAGCGGCCGCCGGGGACCCGCGGCTCGACGGTGAGGGTCAGGCGGCCGTCCCGCTCGCCGATCGTGCGCTCGAGGGTGGTGCCGATCCAGTCCGGGATCAGGGCGACCGCGACCTCGTGACGGACGACGTCGCCCTCCCGCGTCCAGGCGCCGGCGTAGGCGACGAAGTGCTTCGCGATCGCGGCCCACTGCGCGTCGTCGGCCTCGCCGGCCCGGGTGCCGAGCGGCGGGCGTTCCGGGGAGCCGAGCATCGCGGACATCGTCCCGTCCGCGGCGTACTGGATGCGCCCGATCGGCGCGTCCCCGAACGGCGTCGTCACTGTGCCGTCGCCGGCCACCATCTCGAACGCCTCGAGCGTCCACGTCCCGACCAGTTCCATGACGCCCGTTCTACCGGGCGCGGGTCAGGAGACCTTGCAGGGGTCGTCGGGGAGCTTCACGTCCGTGCCGTCGAAGGTGAACTCCAGGCCGCGGTCGGTGGGGTTGAGCGAGACATTCACGCCGGTCGGGAGCTCGCGCAGCGGGATGCGGATCTCCGGGAAGTCGGAGAAGTCCATGTCGCCGAACAGCGGGGTCGAGATCGAACCCGGTTGCAGGACGAGCTCGCCGTTCTCGATGCGCGGGGTGGTCGTCGCGGAGCCGGAGAAGATGCCGATGCCGCCGGTGATCTTCAGGCGCCCGTCGCCGCCGTCGGAGATCGTCATGCCCATCGCCTGCTCGCTCATCGCCTCGAAGGTGACGAGGCCGGAGCCGCGGAGGGAGTCCATCTCTCCCCCGGCGCCCTTGCGCTCGACCCCGGAGGCCTCGACCGACAGGTCCGCGACCCGGACGCCCTCGGCGTTGGCGTCGTGCGCGGTCATCCGCATGCCGTCCAGCCGGCCGCGGACGAGGTCGGGAAGCAGCGGGAATCCGGAGATCTCGACGTCGGGCTTGTCGGGGGTCTGCAGGCAGTCCTGGACCCGGCTCGCCACCATGCGCTCGACGACGACCTCGGCGCCGCGGTCGAGCCCGAACAGGCCGAGCGCACCGGCGAACACACCCACCGACGACCAGGTGGCGATCTTGCGACGACGTGACCAACTCATCGGTGACACCCTCTCAGATCGCCCTTGGCCATCGGCTTCAGTGGTCGTCAGATGATCGTGCCGACGTCCTTGGCCACGATGTGGTCCATCGCCCGTTCGGCGACCGCCGCGATCGTGAGCGAGGGGTTGCAGGCCGCGGTCGTGCCCGGCATCAGCGCCCCGTCGAGGACGTAAAGGCCCCGGTGGCCGAACACGCGGCCCTCCAGGTCGCACACCTCGTTCATCGACGCGCCGCCGAGCGGGTGCCAGGTCGTGGCGTCCATCCCGGTCGTGTCGAGGAGGAACGACGCGCCCCCGGCGATGTTCGTGACGCGCTCGTGGATGTGCTGCTGGATCCCCGCGTCGGCCTCCTTCGGCCAGCGCAGCACCGCCTCGTCCCGGCGGGAGTCCCACACGAACCGGCCGCGGCCGCTGCTGACGCCGTAGCCGACGAGCATCGTGGCGCGGTTGTTGCCAGGGACCGGCGGGAGCGAGGCCTGGATGACGGTGTTCGCCGTCGCCGGGTCGTCCCACGCCTTGCTGGCGTAGATCACGGGACCGCCCTGGGGCGAGCCGAACCGGTCCTGCAGGTCGGTCCACATGTAGATGCGGTCGGCATTCGAGCCCCAGTTCGTGCCGAGCTTGTCCGGCAGGTCGCGGATCGCGCCGTGGTGGGCCGCGCGCATCAGCAGCTTCGTGGTGTTCGCGCTGCCGGCGGCCATGATCAGCGTGCGCGCCGTCAGGATCTTGCGCTCCTGGACGCGGCCCTCGGTGTCGATCCGCTCGACGTGGATCTCCCACCGGCCGTCCCGCGCCTGCGCGACGTCGGTGACCTGATGCAGCGTCAGCACCTGCACGCGGCCGGTCCGCTCGGCCTTCTTGATGTACGTGACGTCGACGGAGTACTTGCCCCCGTTGTTGACGCCCATCGCACAGTCGCCGTTGGTGTACGACGGCTTCATCTCGCCGCGCAGCTCGGCGAGCGCGTAGTTCCAGTCGATCGGCATCGGGACCTTGGAGACCGCGTAGCCGTTCGCCCGCGCGCGGGAGGCGAAGACCCGGGCCGCGGTGTAGTTCGGGGTGTCGATGAGCTCGTCCGGTGCCGTCGCGAGGTGGAGCATCCGCGCGACCCGCGGGTAGTGGACGCGGTCGAGACGCTCGTAGTCGAGCTCCTCGGGGAACGTCGAGTGGAAGACCTCGGCCGTCGGCTGCAGGCTCATCCCCTGGTAGACCAGCGACCCGCCGCCGACGCCGGCCGCGCACATGATCGCCATGTGGTCGCCCTGGACCCGCTCGAGTAGACCGGTGTACCGGCGCTGCGGCAGCGGGATCGGCAGGAAGGTCGGCGACCCGAGCCAGGACAGGCGGTGGTCGAGGCTGCGGAGGTCGGGGTTGGTGTGCGGGAAGGTGTCGACGTTCGGAGCGGCTGGCCAGCGGATGCCGCGCTCGAGCACGGTGACGGGGACACCGGCCCGGGCGAGGCGGAGGGCGGCGATCCCGCCCCCGAAGCCGGACCCGATGACGACGACACGGTGGGACTCGCGGGTGGTGAGGATCCGCGCGGCGGACGCGGACGGTGCCTGGGCGAACGCCAGGCCCACGCCGGCGGCACCGGCGAGGAAGGTTCGGCGGGAAAGGACGGACATCCCCCGAACTTGACACTTGGCCCGAATAGTGTCAAGCGGAACGGCGCACCTCACATGGACGACAGGCCCAGGGCCGGGCGGAGGACCCGGCTCAGGTAGCCCCGGAGGTCGTCGTCGCTGCGGATCAGGTCGCTGTCAAGGGTCAGGACGGAGAGCCCGAAGCGCAACAGGGTCTCCACGACGTCGGCCCGCCGCTCCTCCAGCTGCGGCGCCCGCTCGAACAGCGGGCCGACGAACGCCTCGGCGAACGGAACGGCCCCGGCGAGGACCTCGGAGTCGAAGATCGGGTTGTCCGTGTCCGGGAAGAGCAGCACGGCCAGGGCCGGCGTCTCCCGGAAGGCGGCCCGGCCGGTGACGAGCAGCTCGACGGCGTAGTCGCCCGGGTCCTCGACCGACTCCAGCCGATCGATGATCTCTCCGAGCGCCCGCGAGCTCATGACCGCGATCGACTCGGCGATCATCTCCTCGCGCGTGCCGAACTGCGCGTACACCGTCTGCCGTGACACGCCCGCGGCTGCTGCCACGGACGCGATGTTCACGGCGCGCAGACCGCCCTCGGCGATGAGGCCTTCAACCGCTTCCAGAACCCGTTCCCGTGCACTCACCGACCCATTTCTACCAGCCGGCGCCAAGATCAAAGCTGACGTGCCGTCACCTCGCCGAGTCGCGCCGGCACGTGGATGTACCCCCGGAGCAGCGCGTTCGGCCCGAGCGTCGGCTCGCCGGCCTTGGCCAGGTTCGGGAACCGCTCGAACAGGCGCCCGAGGCCGACCTCGCCCTCCATCCGCGCGAGGGAGGCCCCGAGGCAGATGTGGACACCGGCACCGAGCGCCAGGTGTTCCTTGGCGTTCGCGCGGGTGACGTCGAAGC of the Sporichthya polymorpha DSM 43042 genome contains:
- a CDS encoding GMC oxidoreductase translates to MSVLSRRTFLAGAAGVGLAFAQAPSASAARILTTRESHRVVVIGSGFGGGIAALRLARAGVPVTVLERGIRWPAAPNVDTFPHTNPDLRSLDHRLSWLGSPTFLPIPLPQRRYTGLLERVQGDHMAIMCAAGVGGGSLVYQGMSLQPTAEVFHSTFPEELDYERLDRVHYPRVARMLHLATAPDELIDTPNYTAARVFASRARANGYAVSKVPMPIDWNYALAELRGEMKPSYTNGDCAMGVNNGGKYSVDVTYIKKAERTGRVQVLTLHQVTDVAQARDGRWEIHVERIDTEGRVQERKILTARTLIMAAGSANTTKLLMRAAHHGAIRDLPDKLGTNWGSNADRIYMWTDLQDRFGSPQGGPVIYASKAWDDPATANTVIQASLPPVPGNNRATMLVGYGVSSGRGRFVWDSRRDEAVLRWPKEADAGIQQHIHERVTNIAGGASFLLDTTGMDATTWHPLGGASMNEVCDLEGRVFGHRGLYVLDGALMPGTTAACNPSLTIAAVAERAMDHIVAKDVGTII
- a CDS encoding TetR family transcriptional regulator is translated as MSARERVLEAVEGLIAEGGLRAVNIASVAAAAGVSRQTVYAQFGTREEMIAESIAVMSSRALGEIIDRLESVEDPGDYAVELLVTGRAAFRETPALAVLLFPDTDNPIFDSEVLAGAVPFAEAFVGPLFERAPQLEERRADVVETLLRFGLSVLTLDSDLIRSDDDLRGYLSRVLRPALGLSSM